The following coding sequences lie in one Pontibacter sp. G13 genomic window:
- the mce gene encoding methylmalonyl-CoA epimerase → MKKVEHIGIAVKSIADADKLYEQLLGSAPYKHEAVESEGVTTSFFQCGDTKIELLESQDPNSAISKFIAKRGEGIHHLAFGVEDIRAEMKRLSDLGFTLLNDEPKQGADNKWVCFIHPKDCHGVLVELCQDIPNS, encoded by the coding sequence ATGAAGAAAGTAGAACATATCGGGATTGCTGTGAAATCCATTGCTGATGCAGACAAGCTGTATGAGCAGTTGTTGGGAAGTGCCCCTTACAAACACGAAGCTGTGGAGAGCGAAGGAGTAACGACCAGCTTTTTTCAATGTGGAGATACCAAAATTGAACTACTTGAGAGTCAGGATCCAAATTCCGCAATTTCGAAATTCATTGCTAAGCGAGGTGAAGGGATTCACCATCTTGCATTTGGAGTAGAGGACATTCGTGCGGAAATGAAGCGACTCAGCGATCTTGGTTTCACTTTGTTGAATGATGAGCCGAAGCAGGGAGCAGACAATAAGTGGGTTTGCTTCATCCACCCCAAAGATTGTCATGGGGTTTTGGTAGAGCTATGTCAGGATATCCCCAATTCCTAA
- a CDS encoding GH3 auxin-responsive promoter family protein: MLQLVHFIASWYLKKRMDHVQWFMEHPHEVQHKVFRHLVTQGALTSFGSEHGLTADMSRRAFVEQVPVRSYEGLFPWIERAFQGEENILWPEAIKWFAKSSGTTNDISKYIPVSHESMELCHFHAGQDMLAIYFHNNPDSKLFTGKSLSIGGSHQPNPFNPEIRLGDVSAVLTENLPIVYELARTPSKEVALLSDWEEKIHKMYEEVAFEDVTSIAGVPTWTLVLIRYLLEHRGIDSGNLLEIWPNLELYLHGGVGFDPYRTQFKQLIPSSQMNYMDCYNASEGFFGLQNDLNDPNLLLLLDYGIYYEFIPMSELGKDFPQALALEEIELGENYAMAITTNGGLWRYLIGDTIMFTSDNPYKFRITGRTKHFINAFGEELMVDNADRAISEASQETAAIVKDYTAGPIYFEGDAGKGGHEWLIEFDQAPKDFDAFCRKLDDTLRVLNSDYAAKRQGDIALAFPKIHQVPIGTFHNWMKKRGKLGGQNKVPRLANNRNYVDEILEDLSNPAS; the protein is encoded by the coding sequence ATGCTACAACTCGTTCACTTCATAGCCAGTTGGTACCTCAAAAAGCGCATGGATCATGTCCAATGGTTCATGGAACATCCCCATGAGGTCCAACACAAGGTTTTTCGACACTTGGTCACCCAAGGAGCCCTAACTTCTTTTGGGAGTGAACATGGCTTGACGGCTGATATGTCCCGGAGAGCTTTTGTGGAACAAGTGCCAGTAAGATCTTATGAGGGACTTTTTCCATGGATTGAACGAGCATTTCAAGGGGAGGAAAATATCCTTTGGCCTGAGGCAATCAAATGGTTCGCTAAATCCTCAGGAACAACCAACGACATTTCGAAGTATATCCCTGTTTCGCATGAGTCGATGGAGCTTTGCCATTTCCATGCAGGGCAGGATATGTTGGCGATATACTTCCACAACAATCCCGACAGCAAATTATTTACGGGTAAATCCCTTTCGATCGGCGGAAGTCATCAGCCCAATCCTTTCAACCCAGAGATTCGGTTGGGAGACGTAAGCGCGGTTTTGACCGAAAATCTGCCGATTGTCTATGAGCTTGCACGGACTCCAAGCAAGGAGGTAGCACTACTTTCCGATTGGGAAGAAAAAATCCATAAAATGTACGAAGAGGTTGCATTCGAAGACGTGACCTCTATTGCCGGTGTCCCTACTTGGACGCTGGTCCTGATCCGATATCTGCTGGAGCATCGCGGTATTGATTCGGGGAATCTCTTGGAAATATGGCCCAACCTTGAGCTGTATTTACATGGTGGAGTCGGTTTTGACCCTTATCGTACGCAGTTCAAGCAATTGATCCCCTCAAGCCAGATGAACTACATGGATTGCTATAATGCATCCGAAGGCTTTTTTGGCTTGCAGAATGATCTGAATGACCCAAATCTTTTGCTGTTGCTGGATTATGGAATCTATTACGAATTCATCCCGATGAGCGAATTGGGGAAAGATTTTCCTCAAGCCCTCGCCTTGGAAGAAATCGAGTTAGGTGAGAATTACGCTATGGCCATTACGACAAATGGCGGTCTTTGGCGATATCTGATTGGAGATACGATCATGTTCACTTCGGATAATCCCTACAAGTTTCGGATTACTGGTCGCACCAAGCATTTCATCAATGCCTTTGGCGAAGAATTGATGGTGGACAATGCCGATAGAGCCATTTCAGAAGCGTCTCAAGAGACAGCAGCCATCGTCAAAGACTATACTGCAGGACCGATTTACTTTGAGGGGGACGCAGGAAAAGGCGGTCATGAATGGTTGATAGAGTTTGATCAGGCACCGAAGGACTTTGACGCTTTCTGCCGAAAATTGGACGATACACTTCGAGTCCTTAATTCTGATTATGCTGCGAAACGGCAAGGGGATATAGCACTGGCATTTCCCAAAATCCACCAGGTTCCGATAGGGACTTTTCACAATTGGATGAAAAAACGAGGAAAGTTAGGAGGACAGAACAAAGTGCCCCGCCTAGCCAATAATCGGAATTATGTCGACGAAATACTGGAGGATCTCTCCAATCCTGCTTCCTAA
- the lptB gene encoding LPS export ABC transporter ATP-binding protein: MLLKANGLVKRYKQRTVVNEVSLDVRQGEIVGLLGPNGAGKTTTFYMIVGLIRPNGGQIFLDDENITRLPMYRRGKRGIGYLAQEASVFRNLTVAENIMAVLEMGTNLKKGERKDRMEQLLEEFGITHIRNNLGKVLSGGERRRTEIARALAVNPKFILLDEPFAGIDPKAVEDIQYLVSDLAKRNIGILITDHNVHETLNITDRTYILFEGQIRISGTAEEIANDPDARRLYLGENFQLNR; the protein is encoded by the coding sequence ATGTTGTTGAAAGCCAACGGACTGGTCAAGAGATACAAACAGCGAACAGTTGTCAATGAAGTGTCCTTGGACGTTCGGCAAGGTGAGATCGTGGGACTTCTCGGCCCCAATGGTGCCGGAAAAACCACAACCTTTTACATGATTGTAGGATTGATCCGTCCCAATGGTGGGCAGATTTTCCTCGATGATGAGAACATCACTCGATTGCCGATGTATCGTCGCGGTAAGCGAGGAATTGGATATTTGGCACAGGAAGCTTCCGTATTTCGTAATCTGACAGTTGCCGAGAATATTATGGCGGTGCTGGAAATGGGAACCAACCTCAAGAAAGGAGAGCGGAAGGACCGAATGGAACAGTTGCTGGAAGAGTTTGGGATTACCCATATCCGCAACAACTTGGGGAAAGTCCTCTCTGGTGGGGAACGGCGAAGAACGGAAATTGCGAGAGCCTTAGCGGTAAATCCTAAGTTTATCCTCTTGGATGAGCCTTTTGCAGGGATTGACCCCAAAGCAGTGGAAGATATCCAATATCTGGTTTCCGATCTCGCCAAGCGCAACATTGGTATCCTTATTACGGACCACAATGTTCATGAAACCCTGAACATTACCGACAGGACATATATTTTGTTTGAAGGCCAAATCCGCATTTCCGGTACTGCTGAAGAAATTGCCAATGATCCCGATGCACGAAGACTGTATCTGGGAGAGAACTTCCAGCTGAATCGCTAA